In Plasmodium vinckei vinckei genome assembly, chromosome: PVVCY_01, one DNA window encodes the following:
- a CDS encoding succinate dehydrogenase subunit 3, putative: MPNKLIRKDAFYLPALFLGGASLSHYFASKELDEIEKETTKSIWGFSTGVVIGLIIGICIGTNYYYIFNKIFSFFDYFMKDDSEEKRN; this comes from the coding sequence atgcCTAATAAGCTCATAAGAAAAGATGCTTTTTATTTGCCGGCATTGTTTTTGGGAGGGGCATCTTTAAGTCATTATTTTGCATCAAAAGAATTGGATGAAATCGAAAAAGAAACTACAAAATCAATTTGGGGTTTTTCAACTGGTGTAGTAATAGGACTAATAATAGGCATATGCATAGGAACCAActattattacatttttaataaaatattttcattttttgattattttatgaaagACGATTcagaagaaaaaagaaattaa
- a CDS encoding transcription elongation factor SPT5, putative → MGKTSDEEGAELFNEESNKPNEEEEDEEVRDSEENESDEDISKLKKKRKKINHTVSYVDNEADEEDDEYNDDDDDIDYDKITGNKTVNKKRKVGKNKYVSTFLDTEAQVGDDEEEEEYASSYDDEFEEAKRLEKKKLYETKLKSGTNHLAQAINKLSQRYEHEKNLKDGVSDGETLTDEEMSEDEEYFDEGDGLSAFDSPKMWLIKLFRNGSERTLAMGIYYKYMKLQSSDFNIKGIYVSDDLKGYIYIEADSLYMLKRFLLGFKFINLNDISIVPVQELTSIFAMSHSKVVIPKVNEYVRIKRGVYANDIGQIFEVHEKGIYAIVRLIPRIVYDKYNNSKKDQYDNVGISASVNKTHSAIHYDGANNNLDQVYPLMDKMNTNNQINHGTSAIVPLSGENLSAIDEALQIRRKKKKERPLKKLFDRDEIEQIGGVIEHGPYPGTIKYQNNIFEENGYLLKKMNIKYLISENANITLTEIRDFNKNNTNEEDINLHISKSFINKNSLHLFKKGERVKIMKGELYNLIGTITNINDSVLSVNPDNLAKEFKFLPSDVTKYFTEGDNVTVINGLHKGKSGLISLLDYKENIALIFSPSLNTEFRSSIQDLTGTISSSSNTVEGLGGVNTLNGFSIGDLIELNDRQIGVLTYIDKNKHIRVLTNSNKILHTTIGSITYKRSAIGQICKDENGNIIQSKDTIQLTKGAHKNKTAIVSYIWKNKIFAKINKKIEDNGFVVVDCENCLLSGNVNEKKKIITQHNLFRNNNMQRRNTFQSFIGKTVKILSGVYKGLLADVIDAERDEFTLLLKIKPKTIRQKRIECAIADAYKDDKIFDDKNMEKKRNGINGISSNDYRGKFDKNKIFEENEERRRTSFNLPFYNDVNEHKNYDRRKNDQRYDRRYDNGYNSYSSHANKSNYYDDEKKKKKHYDTSNKKYHQYDEHESNWKYSSHNKDDKNYLKNHKSTENMDDYYTSNKNGNTNRFHNEKDKKYDKRKTSPPHSEYKKNDNLHEYDHAENQHNFNDINHENRDEYNKLNSDWVIEGVIIKIVTPGLFYNEIGRIAEVIKKGSYTILKIETDKTSFNIVSEAVVPLKPSKPNDEVIAILDGGKVNQGTVIDISNDNKVEISTINGNINCDMQHVFLYKKV, encoded by the coding sequence ATGGGAAAAACTAGTGACGAAGAAGGAGCTGAACTTTTTAACGAGGAAAGTAATAAGCCaaatgaagaagaagaagatgaAGAAGTAAGAGATAGTGAGGAAAATGAAAGTGACGAAGATATAtctaaattaaaaaaaaaaagaaaaaaaataaatcatacAGTATCCTATGTAGATAATGAAGCAGATGAAGAAGATGATGAATATAACGACGACGATGACGATATTgattatgataaaataactggaaataaaacagtgaacaaaaaaagaaaagtaggaaaaaataaatacgtTTCTACTTTTTTAGATACAGAAGCACAAGTAGGAgatgatgaagaagaagaagaataTGCAAGTTCATATGACGACGAATTTGAAGAAGCTAAAagattagaaaaaaaaaaattatatgaaaccaaattaaaaagtggAACAAATCATTTGGCTCAAgcaattaataaattatcacAAAGATATGagcatgaaaaaaatttaaaagatgGAGTATCAGATGGTGAAACTTTAACAGATGAAGAAATGTCCGAAGATGAAGAATATTTTGATGAAGGTGACGGTTTAAGTGCTTTTGATAGTCCTAAAATGTGGTTAATCAAATTATTTAGAAATGGTTCTGAAAGAACTTTAGCTATgggaatatattataaatatatgaagcTACAATCTAGcgattttaatattaaaggTATATATGTATCTGATGATTTAAagggatatatatatatagaagcagatagtttatatatgttaaaacgatttttattaggatttaaatttattaatttaaatgatatatcTATTGTTCCAGTACAAGAATTAACATCTATATTTGCTATGTCTCATTCAAAAGTCGTTATACCAAAAGTTAATGAATATGTAAGAATAAAAAGGGGGGTATATGCAAATGATATAGGTCAAATTTTTGAAGTTCACGAAAAAGGAATATATGCTATCGTCCGTTTAATACCGAGAATAgtatatgataaatataacaattCAAAGAAAGATCAATATGACAATGTAGGTATATCTGCATCTGTGAATAAAACTCATTCTGCTATTCATTACGATGGagcaaataataatttagatCAAGTATATCCATTGATGGATAAAATGAATACaaataatcaaataaatcatGGAACTAGTGCAATTGTCCCTTTATCGGGTGAAAATTTAAGTGCTATAGATGAAGCATTACAAATtcgaagaaaaaaaaaaaaagaaagaccCCTTAAAAAACTATTTGATAGAGATGAAATCGAACAAATAGGAGGGGTAATAGAACATGGACCATATCCTGGAACTATtaaatatcaaaataatatatttgaagaaaatggctatttattaaaaaaaatgaatataaaatatttaattagtGAAAATGCAAATATAACATTAACAGAAATACGagattttaataaaaataatacaaatgaagaagatataaatttacatataagtaaatcttttataaataaaaattctttacatttatttaaaaaaggagaaagagtaaaaattatgaaaggggaattatataatttaataggTACAATAActaatattaatgataGTGTATTAAGTGTAAATCCTGATAATTTAGCTAaagaatttaaatttttgcCAAGTGATGTAactaaatattttacagAAGGAGATAATGTAACTGTTATAAATGGTTTACATAAAGGCAAAAGTGGATTAATATCTTTATTAgattataaagaaaatattgcTCTCATATTTTCACCATCTTTAAATACAGAATTTCGATCATCAATACAAGACCTGACTGGCACTATCAGTAGCAGTAGTAATACTGTTGAAGGATTAGGAGGTGTTAATACTTTAAATGGTTTCTCAATAGGAGATCTAATCGAATTAAATGATAGACAAATAGGTGTATTGACATATAtcgataaaaataaacatattcgtgtattaacaaatagtaataaaattttacacACAACCATTGGTTCaattacatataaaagATCTGCTATCGGACAAATATGTAAAGatgaaaatggaaatattattcaatCAAAAGATACTATACAATTAACTAAAGGGgcacataaaaataaaactgcAATTGTTAGttatatatggaaaaataaaatatttgcaaaaataaataaaaaaattgaagaTAATGGTTTTGTAGTTGTTGATTGTGAAAATTGTTTACTTAGTGGAAAcgtaaatgaaaaaaaaaaaataataacacaacataatttattcagaaataataatatgcaaaGAAGAAATACGTTTCAATCATTTATTGGAAAAACagttaaaattttatcagGAGTTTATAAAGGTCTTTTGGCTGATGTTATAGATGCTGAAAGAGATGAATTTACTTtgcttttaaaaattaaaccaAAAACTATACGACAAAAAAGAATAGAATGTGCAATAGCAGATGCATATAAAGATGATAAAATCTttgatgataaaaatatggaaaaaaaaagaaatggtATAAATGGAATAAGTAGCAATGATTATAGAGGGAagtttgataaaaataaaattttcgaagaaaatgaagaaagaAGAAGAACTAGCTTTAATCTACCATTTTACAACGATGTTAAtgaacataaaaattatgatagaagaaaaaatgatCAAAGATATGACAGAAGATATGACAATGGATATAATAGCTATTCTAGTCATgcaaataaatcaaattattatgatgacgaaaaaaaaaaaaaaaaacattatgatacttcaaataaaaaatatcatcaATATGATGAACATGAAAGTAATTGGAAATATTCTTCACATAATAaagatgataaaaattatttaaaaaatcataaaagTACAGAAAATATGGATGATTATTATacatcaaataaaaatggaaatacaAACCGATTtcataatgaaaaagataaaaaatatgacaaaagaaaaacaagTCCACCACACtcagaatataaaaaaaatgataactTACATGAATATGATCATGCAGAAAATCAACATAATTTTAACGATATAAATCATGAAAACAGagatgaatataataaactaAACTCAGATTGGGTAATAGAAGGtgtaattattaaaattgtaacacctggattattttataatgaaatagGAAGAATAGCAGAAGTTATCAAAAAAGGTTCATATACTATACTCAAAATTGAAACAGATAAAACATCTTTTAATATCGTTTCAGAAGCTGTTGTACCATTAAAACCTAGTAAACCAAACGATGAAGTTATCGCCATTTTAGATGGAGGAAAAGTTAATCAAGGAACTGTTATTGATATttcaaatgataataaagtAGAAATTTCCACtataaatggaaatataaaCTGTGACATGCAAcatgtttttttgtataaaaaggTGTGA
- a CDS encoding SNARE associated Golgi protein, putative, which produces MKKEKHKITPQDKNIPDSQIKRNNVKTNLFYIILIFLIYILGVILYICAMPGMNEDSKKKLRVLAPKNFKDLKNILSIGKIKILYEALISYRNEHGIVLLILLSLFYISYNSFPLFLWWMTGAGSGITVLIGAFYNYTFSIIYCTMLSILSSLIAYVVYSMYGKSVIEHFLKDPLAKFNEQLNKRVKNTFDLFSYIAILRVTPIFPNTLINILAPCLSLPVIPLVFATLVGNLPNIIILVSIGQTINRLSSIDMTHQFYVPIAFIALLILFQRIMKYTHVETKKDKQS; this is translated from the exons atgaaaaaagaaaaacacAAAATAACTCCCCAAGACAAAAATATTCCCGATtcacaaataaaaagaaacaatGTTAAAACAAAccttttttacattatattgatatttttaatatatatattaggaGTCATActttatatatgtgcaaTGCCag GTATGAATGAAGACAGTAAAAAGAAACTAAGAGTATTGGCTCccaaaaattttaaagatttaaaaaatatattaagtatcggaaaaattaaaattttatatgaagCTTTAATATCATATAGAAATGAACATGGCATAGTATTATTGATtcttttatcattattttatatttcttataaTTCATTTCCACTATTTTTATGGTGGATGACAGGAGCTGGTAGTGGCATAACTGTATTAATAGGggcattttataattatacattttctataatatattgtacAATGCTATCCATACTATCTTCTTTAATTGCTTATGTTGTTTATAGTATGTATGGTAAATCAGTAATagaacattttttaaaagatcCACTTGCAAAATTTAATGaacaattaaataaaagagTGAAAAATACTTTTGATTTGTTTTCATATATAGCAATTTTAAGAGTAACCCCTATTTTTCCCAATACCTTAATAAACATACTTGCACCATGTTTATCCCTACCTGTTATTCCACTTGTGTTTGCTACACTCGTTGGGAACCTTCCcaatatcattatattaG tTTCGATAGGTCAAACCATTAATAGATTGTCATCTATTGATATGACACATCAATTTTATGTACCCATAGCTTTTATAGCACTATTGATACTTTTTCAGAggataatgaaatataccCATGttgaaacaaaaaaagataaacaATCATAG
- a CDS encoding transketolase, putative encodes MNIELDTKCVNEIRMLAAELPLEANSGHQGAPIACAPIAHVLWGYVMNYYNEDTKWINRDRFVLSNGHMSSLLYTMLYLTEQGLTLDDLKKFRQLGSLTPGHPENYVTKGVEVTTGPLGQGAANAVGMAICAHNLSEKYNTDEFEIFNNYIYATCGDGCMQEGVFCEAASLAGHLGLGRLILLYDDNKITIDGNTELSFTEDIAKKFEAFNWEVKIVNDGNTDFEKIYKEIEECKKNLKQPSLIIVKTLCGFGTKVEGSHKSHGLALKEDDIKNAKIKLGLDPEKKFHISDQVKNFYKDVLEKNKNNYMKWKETFDKYMLKYPEQGQEILKRFKNELPDNWENVLPKYTVKDPPLATRNLSGIALNCINKILPGLIGGSADLTESNCTALKDEKDITKNSFGNKYIRYGIREHGMVAISNGIHAYGGFEPFCGTFLNFYTYAFGALRLSALSNHHVLCIATHDSIELGEDGPTHQPIEVLALLRATPNLNIIRPADGNEVSGAYLCHFKNLKMPTVIALCRNKVPHLRNTSAEGVLKGAYILEDFEKNTKQKVILSGCGSELHLCFEAKNILKNKHNLNVRIVSFPSWTMFKKQTKKYQTSIMMHNDPKVVRFYIEPASTFGFDTYFNTYIGIDQFGYSGPKDQIWNHLGFTPDNIVKKVLDFIKVNPKRLPMKTY; translated from the coding sequence ATGAATATCGAATTAGACACCAAATGTGTTAATGAAATTCGTATGTTAGCTGCTGAACTGCCACTTGAAGCAAATAGTGGTCACCAAGGAGCTCCAATCGCATGTGCTCCTATAGCACATGTATTATGGGGATATgtaatgaattattataatgaaGATACAAAATGGATAAACAGAGATAGATTTGTACTATCGAATGGTCATATGAgttctttattatatacaatgTTATATTTAACAGAACAAGGATTAACTTTagatgatttaaaaaaatttcgtCAATTAGGAAGTTTAACACCAGGACATCCAGAAAATTATGTTACAAAAGGAGTTGAAGTAACAACTGGGCCATTAGGTCAAGGTGCCGCAAATGCAGTTGGTATGGCTATATGTGCTCATAATTTAtcagaaaaatataatactgATGagtttgaaatatttaataattatatatatgcaacaTGTGGAGATGGATGTATGCAAGAAGGTGTATTTTGTGAAGCAGCATCGCTAGCTGGACATTTAGGTTTAGGAAGGTTAATATTACTTtatgatgataataaaataactatCGATGGAAATACCGAATTATCATTTACTGAAGATAttgcaaaaaaatttgaagcTTTTAATTGGGAAGTTAAAATAGTAAATGATGGAAATACGGATTTTGAAaagatatataaagaaatagaagaatgtaaaaaaaatttaaaacagCCATCATTAATTATTGTTAAAACATTATGTGGTTTTGGAACAAAAGTTGAAGGAAGTCATAAATCTCATGGTTTAGCATTAAAAGAggatgatataaaaaatgcaaaaataaaattaggTCTTGAtcctgaaaaaaaatttcataTTTCTGATCAAGTAaagaatttttataaagatgttttagaaaaaaataaaaataattatatgaaatgGAAAGAAAcatttgataaatatatgttaaaaTATCCAGAACAAGGACaagaaattttaaaaagatTTAAAAACGAATTGCCTGATAATTGGGAAAATGTTTTACCAAAATATACAGTAAAAGATCCACCTTTAGCAACTAGAAATTTATCAGGTATAGCATTAAAttgtattaataaaatattaccTGGTTTAATTGGTGGAAGTGCAGATTTAACAGAATCTAATTGTACAGCTTTGAAAGatgaaaaagatataaCTAAGAATTCATTTGgaaataagtatataagATATGGTATAAGAGAGCATGGTATGGTTGCTATATCAAATGGTATACATGCATATGGTGGATTTGAACCCTTTTGTGGAacatttttgaatttttatacatatgcatTTGGTGCTTTAAGATTATCAGCCTTATCAAATCATCATGTTTTATGTATAGCTACACATGATTCAATAGAATTAGGAGAAGATGGGCCTACACATCAACCTATTGAAGTTTTAGCATTATTAAGAGCAACCCCCAATTTAAATATCATTAGGCCAGCAGATGGAAATGAAGTATCAGGTGCATATCTTTGTCACTTTAAAAATCTCAAAATGCCAACTGTCATAGCCTTATGTAGAAATAAAGTACCGCACTTAAGAAATACATCAGCAGAAGGTGTATTAAAAGGTGCGTATATATTAGAagattttgaaaaaaatacaaaacaaaaagTTATTTTAAGTGGATGTGGATCTGAATTGCATTTATGTTTTGAAgccaaaaatattttaaaaaataaacataatttaaatgttAGAATTGTAAGTTTTCCATCATGGACtatgtttaaaaaacaaacaaaaaaatatcaaacaTCTATTATGATGCATAATGATCCAAAAGTGGTTCGATTTTATATTGAGCCCGCATCTACTTTTGGATTcgatacatattttaatacatatataggTATAGATCAATTTGGATATTCGGGTCCTAAAGATCAAATATGGAATCATTTAGGTTTTACACCTGATAATATCGTTAAGAAGGTTTTGGATTTTATTAAAGTTAACCCAAAACGATTGCCAATgaaaacatattaa